TGAACCGATTTATACCGGGGCGTAGCATATGATGTTTCCGAAATGCATCCGAAAACCACAGCAACCTGACCAGCGGGAAGGAGGCCGGCGCATGCGCAAGTTATCCGTGGTGCTGCTCGTGGGGACGATCCCGTTCCTGTGGGCCTGCAGCGGAATCGAGAAGGGGAAGACGGACAGGATTCTCGCCACGGTCAACGGCCAGCCGATAACCGAGGCGACCCTGGAAGAAGAGGCGAAGTCCCTTCCCCCCTATGTCCGGCCGATCCTGGAAACCCCGCAGGGCAGGGCGCAGTTCCTTGAAAGCCTGATAACCCGGGACCTGCTCATGCAGGAAGCGCTTCGCCGCGGGTTCGATCGCAAGGAGGAGGTCCGCGAGCGGCTGAACATGGCGCGCAGGTCGATACTCCTGGAAGCGCTCCTTAAAGACGTTACGGAGAAGGCGCCGGGCCTGTCCGACGACGCGCTGCGCAAATTCTACGAAGCGAACGTGGATAGTTTCCGCGTCGGCGATCGGGTGCGGGTAAGCCATGTTCTCTTCAAGGACCGCGCGCAGGCCGAGGCGATGGCCCGGCAGTCCAGGTCCGGCACGCCGTTCGAGGAGTTGATGAAACAGGCGTCGAAGGAGGGCGGCGTAACGGCGGACCTGGGGTTCATCGAGCGCGGGAAGTTCGACAAGACGTTCGAAGCCGCGGCGTTCGCGGCGCCCACCGGGTCGGTTGCCGGACCCGTCCGGACATCCTACGGATACCACCTGATCCAGGTGGGGGAGAAGAAGCCCGCCGGGCTCCAGCCCTTCGAGGAGGTCAAGGGGCAGATCGCGGCCGACCTGCGGGAGCAGGCGCAGCGCGACGCGTTCGAGACGCTCCTTGCGCAGGTAAAGCAGAAGGCGAAGGTCCAGGTCGTGGGCGCTCCCGCAGGGGAACCGCCCCCGCCTCCGGGGGCTCCGGCCCCGCAGCCCGGACCGGCGGACAAGCCGGCGGGCCGTGAGCAGGCTCCGGCCGGGGGGCCGGTTTCGCCGCACGGGGGGCGCTGATCGCGTCGTATCCCGGCATGCCGAGAAATGCTGGCTAACGTCACGTCCAGGATGGCCCTTGCCGCCGCGCTGGCGGCCCTTCTTATTTCCTGCTCGCGGGACCCGGCGCCGCGTTCCGATGCGGACGTCGTCGTGGCCCAGGTCGACGGGGCTCCCATCTCACTGAAAGACTTGAAGAACGAGATCGCCGCGCAGAGGGGGCTTGCACCCGCCGCCGATTCCGGGGGCGCCGCCCCCTCCATTTCAACGAAAAGCGCAGGGCGCAGGGAGGCGCAGGAAGCATTGCGGCTCCTCATCGAACGGTCGGTCGTTCTTGCCGAGGGGGAGCGTCTCGGGATAGCCGTTTCAGGCGCCGAGGTGGAAAAGGAAGTCGAACGGTTCCGTGCCGACTTTCCTCCCGGCGGACTGGAGAAGGCGATTATCCAGACGGGGAGGGATATGGAATCGTGGCGGAGAGAACTCGCCCGCTCTCTTCTTTATCGGAAGTCCGCGGCGGCCATAGCCGACTCCCGCGCGTCGGTGACCCGGGAGGAAGTCGAGCAGGTTTTCCGCCGCCGGGAAAGGGAATTTTCCCGTCCCGAACGGATCCGGGTGCGCCAGTTCCTGTTCGATTCCGAGGAAAACGCCCGAACCGCACGGGGTAAGATATTGGAAGGCGAGGGCCCTGATAAGGTCGTAGAGCGTTTTTCCTCCGGAGATGTCCGTCCCACGGCTGCCGACCTTGGGGAAGTCACCCGGGAAGACCTTCCCGAGGAAATCGCCGCGGAGCTTTTCTCGCTGAATGAGGGCGGCGTGAGCGGAATCGTTCCGAGGGAGGGAAGCTACAGCCTGTTCGTGGTGGTCCGTAAAGAGCCCGCCCACGCGCTTTCCCTTGCCGCGGCCGCGCCGGAAATCCGCGAGGGGCTGCTGCGCAGCCGCAGGGAGGACGCGTTCCGGTCATGGCTGCGGGCGAAGGTCGGCAAGGCGGACATCCGGGTCCAGGAAACGCTGCTCGACCGGATGACAGAGGGGGGAAAATGAAAAAAATGCGGTTACCGGCGATCCTGCTCTTCTGCATCCTTGCGGCGGCGCAGGCGATCCCGGCCCAGGCAAGGGTCGTCGACGGCGTAGTTGCCGTTGTTGACGACGATCCGATCACTTTTTCCGAGGTCCGCGATGCGGCGGCCGAGGGGCTCGGCATCCCGGTCGGCGACGCAGACCTGTACCTGCGGGAAGAGAAGGACACCCGGCGGATACTCCACTGGATCGAGACGCTCGTGGAGTCGGTCCTGCTCCACAAGGAGCTGAAGAAGCTCGGGCAGGACATCCAGGAGCCGGACATCAACCGGGCGGTGGAATCCGTCCGAAGGAACAACAACCTTTCGGAGGCGGATTTCAAGGAGGCGCTCGTCCGTGAGGGGATCTCCCTGGAAGGATACCGGAGGCGCCTGCGGTGGCAGATGGAACGCGGCGCGATCGTCCGCGCGAAGAAGCTGAAGGACGTCACCGTGACGGACGAGGAAGTCAAGATTTACTACAAGGAGAACGCGGAGCGGTTCCGCGAGGGGGGGGAAGTCCGGCTCATGACCCTTTATCTCCCGCTTCCGCCCGAGGATGCGGGACCCGACCGCGTTGTCCGCCTGCGTATCGCCGCGCAGCAGGCGAATGAATATGTCCGGGCCGGCAGGGCGCTTTCCGACGTGTCGGAGCTGATTTCGAAGACCCTTCCCGGAACGTCGGTCCTTACGTCGAATTTCGTGAAAACCTCCGACCTGCTCCCGGAGATCCAGAAGGAGATCAGGCGCCTGCGCACATTCGAGACCTCCCCTACGTTCTTCATGGAGAACGGAGCATACCTGGTCCACGTGAAGGAACGGCAGGGCGGAACGCTGCCCGAATTTTCGAACCTGAAGGACGCGCTGGCAGAGGAAATCGCCGACCGGCGGAGCGAGAAGGCGTACGCCGACATCCTGGCGGAACTGAAAAAAACCGCTTCGATCGACATCCGGCTGTAAGGCGGAAGGACATGCTTCCGCGCATCGCCGTGACGATGGGAGACCCGGCCGGCATCGGACCGGAGATCGTCGTCATGGCGCACACTATCCCGGATATTTTCTCGGTCTGCATTCCTGTGGTGTACGGGGACCCGGAGGTTATTCGCCGCGCCGCCGCCGTAATCGGAGCGTCCGTCGAGATCGTCCCTGCGGACGAGGCTCCCGCTCCGGGAAGGATAGCCGTGCTGTCCCTTTCCGCTCTATCCCTCGAGGAGGTTCCTTTCGGAAAACGGACCGCCGCCGGGTCCCGGGCGATGGCGGACTACATCCGCGCGGCCGCGGTTGACGTCCTTGCGGCGCGGGCCGACGCTGTCGTAACCTGCCCCATCACGAAGGAGGGACTGAAACTCGCAGGCGTGCGGCACCCGGGGCATACGGAGTACCTCGCCGAACTGTGCGGAGGGGCGGAGGTGGTCATGATGCTCGCAGGGGACCGGCTGCGCGTGGCGCTCGCGACCATCCACGTATCGCTGCGCCGGGCGCTGGAACTTCTTTCACCCCGGATCATCGAAAAAACGATACGGATCACCGACTCCTTCTTCCGTAAATACATGGGTGCGGGCTCTCCCCGGATCGCCGTGGCGGGAGTAAATCCCCATGCCGGAGAGGGGGGGCTGTTCGGAGACGAGGAGGCAACGTTGGTTGCTCCGGCGGTCGCCGCATGCGCAGCCGACGGAATCCTTGCTACCGGCCCGTATCCGCCGGACACGGTGTTCCATCGCGCCTGGAAAGGGGAATTCGACGTCGTGGTGGCGATGACGCACGACCATGGACTGATACCATTGAAGCTCGTCCATTTCGAGGACGGGGTCAACGTGACCATGGGTCTCCCCATCATACGCACCTCGGTGGACCACGGAACCGCATACGACATCGCGGGGAAGGGGATCGCAAGCCCCGCGAGCCTGCTTGCCGCGATCCGGATGGCCGCGGAGATGGCGAAGGCGAAAAGGTAGGCGGCCGTGGCTCTCGACCGGATCGTCGTGCGCGGCGCGCGCGAGCACAACCTGAAGAACGTCGACGTGGAGATCCCGCGCGACCGCCTGGTAGTCATCACCGGCGTATCCGGCTCGGGCAAGTCCTCCCTCGCCTTCGACACGATCTACGCGGAGGGGCAGCGCAGGTACGTGGAGTCGCTGTCGGCGTACGCGCGCCAGTTCCTGGAGCAGATGGAGAAGCCCGACGTCGACGTGATCGAAGGGCTATCCCCCGCCATTTCCATCGAGCAGAAGCAGGTCAGCAAGAACCCCCGTTCCACCGTGGGCACCGTCACCGAAATATACGACTACCTGAGGCTGTTGTACTCATCGATCGGAACGGTGCACTGCCCGTCCTGCGGCAAGGAGATCCGGAGGCAAACGGTTACGCAGATCGTGGACGCCGTCATGGGGATGGGAGAGGGGGAAAAGATCCAGGTACTGTCCCCGGTCGTCCGCGGAAGGAAAGGGGAGTATCGAAAGGAGCTCGCGAAATTCGTCAAGGACGGCTTCACCCGGGCGATCGTCGACGGCGCGCCGAGGGACCTCGAGGAGGATATCGCCCTCGACAGGAACCGGAAGCACGACATCGACGTGGTGGTGGACCGTATACGCATCTCCCCCGCTTCGCAGGGGCGGCTCGCCGACTCCGTGGCGCTCGCACTTTCCCTTTCGGGCGGGCTGGTCCGCATCGCGGACTCCAGGGGCAAGGGCGCTCTCTACAGCGAAAAGTTCGCATGCACCGACTGCGCCGTCAGCATCCCCGAAATCGCGCCGCGGCTATTCTCCTTCAACAGCCCGCACGGCGCCTGCCCCGAATGCGACGGTCTCGGCAGCACGATCTATTTCGACCCCGACCTAGTCGTCCCCGACCCGGAAAAAAGCATCCGCGAGGGTGCGATCGACCCGTGGAAGAAGCGAACGACGATCTATTACTACCAGATGCTGGAAACGCTCTCGAAACATTTCGGATTCTCCCTGCACACCCCCTACGGGAAGCTTCCCGCACGGGCGAAGGAGATCCTCATGCACGGGTCGAACGAGCCGGTGCGGTTTTTCCTCGAAGAGGGAGACCGGCGCCACTTCTTCACCCGGCCGTTCGAGGGGGTTATCGGGAACCTGGAGCGCCGCTTCCGGGAAACCGGCTCGGAGGATATCCGCGACGAGCTGGCGCGGTACATGAACAACCGGCCGTGCCGTTCCTGCGGCGGGGCACGCCTTAAAAAAGAGGCCCTCTGCGTCAGGGTCGGAGGCCTGTCCATTTACGATCTGACGAAGCTCTCCGTCAAGGATGCGAAGGAATTCTTCAAGGCGCTCACCCTCACCCGGAAGGAGGAGCAGATCGGGTCGCGGATCCTGAAGGAGATCCGGTCCCGGCTTTCGTTCCTGCGAAACGTCGGGCTTTCCTATCTATCCCTGGACCGCGCCTCCGGCACCCTGTCCGGCGGGGAAGGGCAGAGGATCCGGCTGGCGACGCAGATCGGGTCGCAGCTCATGGGGGTGCTCTACATACTCGACGAGCCCTCGATCGGGCTGCACCAGCGGGATAACCGCAAGCTTCTCCTCACCTTGAAGGACCTTCGGGACCTGGGGAACACGGTGCTCGTCGTGGAGCACGACGAAGAGACGATCCGCTCCGCGGATTACGTGATCGACATGGGGCCCGGCGCGGGTGAGCACGGCGGGGCGGTGGTGGCGTCGGGGCCGCCGGAGGAGATCGTGGGGAACGGGGCGTCCCTCACGGGGCAGTACCTTTCGGGGAGGAAACGGATCGACGTGCCGCGGACCCGCAGGCGCCCGAACGGGAATTTCCTTGCCGTTTCCGGATGCCGTGCAAACAATCTGAAGAACATAGACGTCTCGTTCCCGCTCGGCGTGATCACCTGCGTCACCGGCGTCTCCGGCTCCGGCAAGTCGACGCTCGTCCTCGACACCCTCTACCGGGCGCTCGCCCAGAAGATATTCGGTTCCCGCGAGCGGCCGGGCGCCCACAACGCGCTTTCCGGCATCCACCTGGTGGACAAGGTCATCAACATCGATCAATCGCCCATCGGGAGAACTCCGCGGTCGAACCCCGCCACATATTCCGGCGCCTTCACTCCCATCCGCGACCTGTTCGCCATGCTCCCGGAGAGCAAGACGCGCGGGTACCGTCCCGGCCGCTACTCCTTCAACGTCAAAGGGGGAAGGTGCGAGGCTTGCGAGGGGGACGGCATCCTTAAAATCGAGATGCACTTCATGCCGGACGTCTACGTCACCTGCGAGGAGTGCGGCGGGAAGCGATACAACCGCGAGACGCTGGAGATCGCCTACAAGGGGAAAACCATCGCAGACGTGCTCGACATGACCGTCGACCAGGCGCTGGAATTCCTCTCGAACATCCCGCCGATCCGCGGCAAGCTTTCCACCCTGTCGCGGGTGGGGCTCGGATACATCCGCCTGGGGCAACCGGCCACGACCCTTTCCGGGGGCGAAGCGCAGCGAGTGAAGCTTGCCCGCGAGCTCTCCAAGAGGGCCACGGGAAAGACCGTATATCTTTTGGACGAGCCCACCACGGGGCTTCACTTCGACGACATCAGGAAGCTTCTTTCGGTTCTTCAGATGTTCGCCGAGGCGGGGAACACGGTCATAATCATCGAGCACAACCTTGACGTCATCAAGACGGCCGACCACGTGATAGACCTCGGCCCCGAAG
The genomic region above belongs to Deltaproteobacteria bacterium and contains:
- a CDS encoding peptidyl-prolyl cis-trans isomerase, which gives rise to MRKLSVVLLVGTIPFLWACSGIEKGKTDRILATVNGQPITEATLEEEAKSLPPYVRPILETPQGRAQFLESLITRDLLMQEALRRGFDRKEEVRERLNMARRSILLEALLKDVTEKAPGLSDDALRKFYEANVDSFRVGDRVRVSHVLFKDRAQAEAMARQSRSGTPFEELMKQASKEGGVTADLGFIERGKFDKTFEAAAFAAPTGSVAGPVRTSYGYHLIQVGEKKPAGLQPFEEVKGQIAADLREQAQRDAFETLLAQVKQKAKVQVVGAPAGEPPPPPGAPAPQPGPADKPAGREQAPAGGPVSPHGGR
- a CDS encoding peptidyl-prolyl cis-trans isomerase; translated protein: MLANVTSRMALAAALAALLISCSRDPAPRSDADVVVAQVDGAPISLKDLKNEIAAQRGLAPAADSGGAAPSISTKSAGRREAQEALRLLIERSVVLAEGERLGIAVSGAEVEKEVERFRADFPPGGLEKAIIQTGRDMESWRRELARSLLYRKSAAAIADSRASVTREEVEQVFRRREREFSRPERIRVRQFLFDSEENARTARGKILEGEGPDKVVERFSSGDVRPTAADLGEVTREDLPEEIAAELFSLNEGGVSGIVPREGSYSLFVVVRKEPAHALSLAAAAPEIREGLLRSRREDAFRSWLRAKVGKADIRVQETLLDRMTEGGK
- the pdxA gene encoding 4-hydroxythreonine-4-phosphate dehydrogenase PdxA — protein: MLPRIAVTMGDPAGIGPEIVVMAHTIPDIFSVCIPVVYGDPEVIRRAAAVIGASVEIVPADEAPAPGRIAVLSLSALSLEEVPFGKRTAAGSRAMADYIRAAAVDVLAARADAVVTCPITKEGLKLAGVRHPGHTEYLAELCGGAEVVMMLAGDRLRVALATIHVSLRRALELLSPRIIEKTIRITDSFFRKYMGAGSPRIAVAGVNPHAGEGGLFGDEEATLVAPAVAACAADGILATGPYPPDTVFHRAWKGEFDVVVAMTHDHGLIPLKLVHFEDGVNVTMGLPIIRTSVDHGTAYDIAGKGIASPASLLAAIRMAAEMAKAKR
- a CDS encoding peptidyl-prolyl cis-trans isomerase produces the protein MKKMRLPAILLFCILAAAQAIPAQARVVDGVVAVVDDDPITFSEVRDAAAEGLGIPVGDADLYLREEKDTRRILHWIETLVESVLLHKELKKLGQDIQEPDINRAVESVRRNNNLSEADFKEALVREGISLEGYRRRLRWQMERGAIVRAKKLKDVTVTDEEVKIYYKENAERFREGGEVRLMTLYLPLPPEDAGPDRVVRLRIAAQQANEYVRAGRALSDVSELISKTLPGTSVLTSNFVKTSDLLPEIQKEIRRLRTFETSPTFFMENGAYLVHVKERQGGTLPEFSNLKDALAEEIADRRSEKAYADILAELKKTASIDIRL
- the uvrA gene encoding excinuclease ABC subunit UvrA; its protein translation is MALDRIVVRGAREHNLKNVDVEIPRDRLVVITGVSGSGKSSLAFDTIYAEGQRRYVESLSAYARQFLEQMEKPDVDVIEGLSPAISIEQKQVSKNPRSTVGTVTEIYDYLRLLYSSIGTVHCPSCGKEIRRQTVTQIVDAVMGMGEGEKIQVLSPVVRGRKGEYRKELAKFVKDGFTRAIVDGAPRDLEEDIALDRNRKHDIDVVVDRIRISPASQGRLADSVALALSLSGGLVRIADSRGKGALYSEKFACTDCAVSIPEIAPRLFSFNSPHGACPECDGLGSTIYFDPDLVVPDPEKSIREGAIDPWKKRTTIYYYQMLETLSKHFGFSLHTPYGKLPARAKEILMHGSNEPVRFFLEEGDRRHFFTRPFEGVIGNLERRFRETGSEDIRDELARYMNNRPCRSCGGARLKKEALCVRVGGLSIYDLTKLSVKDAKEFFKALTLTRKEEQIGSRILKEIRSRLSFLRNVGLSYLSLDRASGTLSGGEGQRIRLATQIGSQLMGVLYILDEPSIGLHQRDNRKLLLTLKDLRDLGNTVLVVEHDEETIRSADYVIDMGPGAGEHGGAVVASGPPEEIVGNGASLTGQYLSGRKRIDVPRTRRRPNGNFLAVSGCRANNLKNIDVSFPLGVITCVTGVSGSGKSTLVLDTLYRALAQKIFGSRERPGAHNALSGIHLVDKVINIDQSPIGRTPRSNPATYSGAFTPIRDLFAMLPESKTRGYRPGRYSFNVKGGRCEACEGDGILKIEMHFMPDVYVTCEECGGKRYNRETLEIAYKGKTIADVLDMTVDQALEFLSNIPPIRGKLSTLSRVGLGYIRLGQPATTLSGGEAQRVKLARELSKRATGKTVYLLDEPTTGLHFDDIRKLLSVLQMFAEAGNTVIIIEHNLDVIKTADHVIDLGPEGGDLGGEVVACGTPEEIARNPRSATGSFLKKVLNGGKNPPYEEISGVAGSG